From one Aeropyrum camini SY1 = JCM 12091 genomic stretch:
- a CDS encoding UbiD family decarboxylase, whose product MKPTADLRSYLEFLESKGMLRRVRAEVTPVLEIPEILRRIMYKGSGYAVLFERVKGHRGFRVAGNIFCSLEAVREALGVERLEDIGERLFEPLKGPPPLGIGGKLRSLGEVLSLGRYMPRAVGRAGFTANVLEGREASFHSIPAFKVWPKDGGRYLTYALVHVRDPVRGVMNMGVYRVMIAGEREGVVHWQIHKRGMQAQQDSVEKGENRIPAALVIGSDPGTLLTGAMPVPYPIDKHLFAGVVRGEGLPVYRLPNGIHVPANAEIVLEGYIDLEDLREEGPYGDHFGYYDKPSRLFPTFHLERVWHRDEPIYYGSVTGKPPLEDVVIGKFAERIFLPAIQTLLPEVVDIDLPPHGVFQGMAFVSIKKRYPGHGKKALLALMGLGQLSLTKIIVVVDHDIDVHDVNQVIWAVSSHVDPQRDVLVVPHSHTDELDPATPTPMYGSKLGIDATRKLPEEYGGREWPEEVAPDPETVRLVEARWGEYGLD is encoded by the coding sequence TTGAAGCCCACAGCCGACCTTAGATCCTACCTCGAGTTCCTCGAGTCCAAGGGTATGCTGAGGAGGGTCAGGGCCGAGGTCACCCCGGTGCTGGAGATCCCTGAGATTCTTAGGAGGATCATGTACAAGGGCTCAGGCTATGCGGTGCTATTCGAAAGGGTGAAGGGACATAGAGGGTTCAGGGTTGCTGGCAATATATTCTGCAGCCTCGAAGCCGTCAGGGAGGCCCTCGGTGTTGAGAGGCTAGAGGACATAGGTGAGAGGCTTTTCGAACCGCTAAAGGGTCCCCCACCCCTGGGTATCGGCGGGAAGCTTAGGAGCCTCGGCGAGGTCCTCAGCCTGGGTAGGTACATGCCCAGGGCTGTGGGTAGGGCGGGGTTCACGGCCAACGTTCTCGAGGGCCGCGAGGCGAGCTTCCACTCTATACCCGCCTTCAAGGTGTGGCCTAAGGATGGGGGGCGCTACCTCACCTATGCCCTCGTCCACGTTAGAGACCCTGTCAGGGGGGTCATGAACATGGGTGTCTACAGGGTTATGATAGCCGGTGAGAGGGAGGGAGTGGTTCACTGGCAGATACACAAGAGGGGTATGCAGGCGCAGCAGGATTCTGTGGAGAAGGGTGAGAATAGGATACCAGCGGCGCTGGTTATAGGCTCCGACCCAGGCACGCTACTCACCGGCGCTATGCCCGTTCCCTACCCTATAGATAAGCACCTCTTCGCTGGCGTCGTCCGGGGGGAGGGGCTGCCGGTGTATAGGCTCCCCAACGGGATCCACGTGCCTGCTAACGCGGAGATAGTGCTCGAGGGTTATATAGACCTTGAGGACCTCAGGGAGGAGGGGCCCTACGGCGACCACTTCGGCTACTACGACAAGCCCTCCAGGCTCTTCCCCACGTTCCACCTGGAGAGGGTGTGGCACAGGGACGAGCCTATATACTATGGCAGCGTCACTGGCAAGCCGCCTCTCGAGGACGTGGTTATAGGGAAGTTCGCGGAGAGGATATTCCTCCCCGCGATACAGACTCTACTCCCGGAGGTTGTGGACATCGACCTGCCCCCCCACGGGGTGTTCCAGGGGATGGCCTTCGTTTCGATAAAGAAGAGGTATCCCGGCCACGGGAAGAAGGCTCTGCTAGCGCTCATGGGCCTCGGCCAGCTTAGCCTGACGAAGATTATAGTTGTCGTCGACCACGACATAGACGTGCACGATGTAAACCAGGTTATATGGGCCGTGTCAAGCCACGTAGACCCCCAGAGGGACGTCCTCGTCGTCCCCCACAGCCACACAGACGAGCTAGACCCAGCCACCCCCACCCCCATGTACGGCAGCAAGCTGGGTATAGACGCCACCAGGAAGCTCCCCGAGGAGTATGGGGGGAGGGAGTGGCCCGAGGAGGTGGCCCCAGATCCGGAGACGGTGAGGCTTGTTGAGGCCAGGTGGGGAGAGTACGGGCTCGACTAG
- a CDS encoding methyltransferase family protein — protein sequence MKSFSIKLARLFFKACNRREALAGEALAIAFNVLVALYIGKLFWRLLGVELHPGYGLKLLGGAVTLLGLILVAWVLTVFRPLHMLGSTLDTSRWFIGNYILGLRIRTRPRSMLVTHGPYRCTRNPLYLGVLTMMFGLGLIYGYPLISTLLLYAWFTLVIRIEEKYMEDAYGEEFRRYALETPSLIPGIKHLRRCLALIVGEKGARSMQGQKV from the coding sequence GTGAAGAGTTTTTCAATCAAGCTAGCTAGGCTCTTCTTCAAGGCCTGTAATAGGAGGGAGGCTCTTGCAGGGGAGGCTCTGGCTATAGCGTTTAACGTTCTCGTAGCACTCTATATTGGAAAATTGTTCTGGCGGCTTCTAGGGGTTGAGCTCCACCCAGGATACGGGCTTAAGCTCCTTGGGGGTGCTGTAACGCTGCTGGGGCTAATTCTAGTGGCCTGGGTTTTGACAGTTTTCCGCCCACTCCACATGCTGGGCTCGACTCTAGATACGTCTAGATGGTTTATAGGAAACTATATCCTGGGTCTTAGGATCCGGACACGGCCAAGGTCAATGCTGGTTACCCACGGGCCTTACAGGTGTACACGAAACCCCCTATACCTGGGGGTGTTAACCATGATGTTTGGCCTGGGTCTGATATATGGCTACCCCTTAATATCGACTCTACTGCTCTACGCCTGGTTCACACTTGTAATAAGGATTGAGGAGAAGTACATGGAGGATGCGTATGGTGAGGAGTTTAGGAGGTATGCTCTTGAAACGCCAAGTCTAATACCCGGTATCAAGCACCTGAGAAGATGCCTAGCTCTTATAGTTGGAGAGAAGGGAGCCCGCTCCATGCAAGGACAGAAAGTTTAA
- a CDS encoding ABC transporter ATP-binding protein, whose amino-acid sequence MSKVQTEAAQSPGALGGEVLRVEDLRVWFPLRRSITELITMKPQRFVKAVDGVTFSIARGEVFCLVGESGCGKTTTGKAILRLVKATGGRVFFKPKKEILDELERRGVRSLGDGFIDLLAVPKRKFKPLRRELQIVYQDPYGSLNPRFTVKRILEDPLLIHGIGDAREREEMVARMLEAVKLTPASDFMDRYPHQLSGGQRQRVAIARAFILNPSLVVADEPVSMLDVSIRAEILELLLGFREKLGTSLLFITHDLAVARYICDRIAVMYLGKIVETGDARRIIERPIHPYTKALVAAIPEPDPSNRKKLREVPIKGEVPSAAAIPPGCRFHPRCVEYEQDIDRLREMCPVKEPPLKRPTEGEESRRVACWRYIPWS is encoded by the coding sequence ATGTCTAAGGTTCAGACGGAGGCGGCCCAGAGCCCCGGGGCTCTGGGTGGCGAGGTCCTGAGGGTCGAGGACCTCAGGGTCTGGTTCCCCCTGAGGAGGAGCATCACGGAACTCATAACGATGAAGCCCCAGAGGTTCGTGAAGGCCGTTGACGGCGTGACGTTCAGCATAGCCAGGGGAGAGGTCTTCTGCCTCGTGGGAGAGAGCGGCTGCGGCAAGACGACCACGGGCAAGGCCATACTCAGGCTCGTAAAGGCTACTGGTGGAAGGGTTTTCTTCAAGCCGAAGAAGGAGATTCTCGACGAGCTTGAGAGGAGGGGTGTCAGGAGCCTGGGCGACGGCTTCATAGACCTCCTAGCCGTGCCCAAGAGGAAGTTCAAACCCCTGAGGAGGGAGCTGCAGATCGTCTACCAGGACCCCTATGGCAGCCTAAACCCCAGGTTCACAGTAAAGAGGATACTCGAGGACCCGCTGCTGATACACGGCATAGGAGACGCCAGGGAGAGGGAGGAGATGGTTGCCAGGATGCTGGAGGCCGTCAAGCTGACGCCGGCGAGCGACTTCATGGACCGCTACCCCCACCAGCTCAGCGGGGGCCAGAGGCAGAGGGTGGCCATAGCCAGGGCCTTCATACTAAACCCGAGCCTGGTGGTTGCTGACGAGCCCGTCTCAATGCTCGACGTCTCCATAAGGGCCGAGATACTGGAGCTCCTCCTGGGCTTCAGGGAGAAGCTGGGCACCAGCCTCCTATTCATAACCCACGACCTAGCCGTGGCGAGGTACATCTGCGATAGGATAGCGGTGATGTACCTCGGCAAGATAGTGGAGACGGGTGACGCCAGGAGAATAATCGAGAGGCCTATCCACCCCTACACAAAAGCCCTAGTAGCCGCAATACCCGAGCCAGACCCCTCCAACAGGAAGAAGCTAAGGGAGGTTCCGATAAAGGGCGAGGTGCCCAGCGCCGCCGCCATACCCCCCGGCTGCCGCTTCCACCCTCGCTGCGTCGAGTACGAGCAAGACATAGACAGGCTGAGGGAGATGTGCCCCGTTAAGGAGCCGCCTCTCAAGAGGCCTACTGAGGGGGAGGAAAGCAGAAGAGTGGCGTGCTGGAGATACATACCATGGAGCTAG
- a CDS encoding ABC transporter ATP-binding protein — MAEELLVVEDLKTYFYTLRGIVRAVDGVSFTLRRGEILGIAGESGSGKSTLAWSILGLVPPPGRIVGGRIMIDGMDVTAMSETELRRKVRWKKVSMVFQGAMNVLTPVYTVGRQIEEVLQVHKGVGRSEARQRVYELLESVGLHRSIADRYPHELSGGQKQRVVIAMALALEPDIVIADEPTTALDVVVQAQILNLLKKLAWEKNLSIILITHDLSVIAELAETVMVMYGGKIAEYGPSDTVFTKPQHPYTQALLRAIPKLRGPIDRLAYIPGSPPDLRNPPPGCRFHPRCPKAFDRCSREEPPLFKVGERHLSACWLSEGGGE, encoded by the coding sequence GTGGCTGAGGAGCTTCTGGTTGTAGAGGACCTCAAGACATACTTCTACACCCTCAGGGGGATAGTCAGGGCTGTGGACGGCGTCTCCTTCACACTGAGGAGGGGCGAGATCCTGGGTATAGCGGGGGAGAGCGGCAGCGGTAAAAGCACCCTAGCATGGAGCATCCTAGGCCTCGTCCCCCCGCCGGGCAGGATCGTCGGCGGAAGGATAATGATAGACGGGATGGATGTTACGGCGATGAGCGAGACCGAGCTGAGGAGGAAGGTGAGGTGGAAGAAGGTTAGCATGGTGTTCCAGGGCGCTATGAACGTGCTAACCCCGGTCTACACTGTTGGGAGGCAGATCGAGGAGGTGCTCCAAGTCCACAAGGGGGTTGGAAGGAGCGAGGCTAGGCAGAGGGTTTACGAGCTGCTTGAGAGCGTGGGGCTCCACAGGAGCATAGCCGACCGCTACCCCCACGAGCTTAGCGGGGGCCAGAAGCAGAGGGTTGTCATTGCGATGGCCCTCGCGCTGGAGCCGGATATAGTGATAGCCGACGAGCCCACCACCGCCCTAGACGTGGTGGTCCAGGCCCAGATACTAAACCTCCTCAAGAAGCTGGCCTGGGAGAAGAACCTATCGATAATACTGATAACCCACGACCTCTCGGTCATAGCCGAGCTTGCGGAGACGGTTATGGTGATGTATGGGGGCAAGATAGCGGAGTACGGGCCCAGCGACACCGTCTTCACAAAACCCCAGCACCCCTACACACAAGCCCTACTCAGAGCCATACCGAAGCTAAGGGGCCCCATAGACAGGCTCGCCTACATACCCGGCTCCCCCCCGGACCTCCGCAACCCCCCGCCGGGCTGCAGGTTCCACCCCCGCTGCCCGAAGGCTTTCGACAGGTGCTCCAGAGAGGAGCCCCCGCTCTTCAAGGTGGGCGAGCGCCACCTGAGCGCGTGCTGGCTTAGCGAGGGAGGGGGTGAGTAG
- a CDS encoding ABC transporter permease, producing the protein MSLTAESVKGFFREYLRYPIGIVGLILFVILLFMAASFEIYGDQEAIKNWFTNTQYFEDYPKTVPPCWFEELRGGNPTPTLVLRSDDPETSQLLAEKLRASVERGDDGYVRLVINMEFDVPGNKPPVDVYSTLYMAYNVTEGFMYVEKIYLERPDGSEFVFVEKSEAPQLPIVGGLPAQLQQPGVRIDNVFPGMPLKKLKGSSVSFSLKSMATSQSLLQRFVIPSLQEQGIDVNQIGFGNIVTNLYKAIFSTDPINSLVTGSYDVLNGTYRLNIVFVAQDAEISVEPEKLVVKGFCFGFLGTDDQGRDLFQGLIYGTRWALIVGLLTSAITVVFGSLYGIVSGYLGGLADEVMLRFAQIIYSLPALPLLILFAAIIGGNIWVIIFLIVAFSWPGIAFVTRSMAFQIKSEPYVEAAIASGASTIRVVLLYLAPQVLPYMFASMALSVPGAVIAEASLSFLNLGDPDLVTWGKILFEAQDAGAALNGYWWWVIPPGLAIAVVGMTFVFIGNALDAILNPKLKR; encoded by the coding sequence TTGAGCTTGACGGCTGAGAGTGTTAAGGGCTTCTTCCGGGAGTATCTAAGGTACCCTATAGGCATAGTCGGGCTTATACTCTTCGTTATACTTCTGTTTATGGCAGCATCCTTCGAGATTTACGGTGACCAGGAGGCGATAAAGAACTGGTTCACGAACACACAGTATTTCGAGGACTATCCGAAGACTGTCCCGCCATGCTGGTTCGAAGAGCTTAGGGGCGGAAACCCCACTCCCACTCTTGTGCTGAGGTCTGACGATCCAGAGACTAGTCAGCTGCTCGCGGAGAAGCTGAGGGCCTCGGTGGAGAGGGGTGACGACGGCTATGTGAGGCTGGTAATCAACATGGAGTTCGACGTTCCCGGGAACAAGCCTCCCGTGGACGTGTACTCAACCCTCTACATGGCCTACAACGTGACAGAAGGGTTTATGTACGTTGAGAAGATATACCTTGAGAGGCCAGACGGCTCGGAGTTTGTTTTCGTGGAGAAGAGCGAGGCCCCCCAGCTACCCATAGTAGGAGGCCTCCCAGCACAGCTCCAACAGCCTGGGGTTAGGATCGACAACGTCTTCCCAGGCATGCCTCTAAAGAAGCTGAAGGGCTCCTCAGTGAGCTTCAGCCTCAAAAGCATGGCCACAAGCCAGTCCCTCCTCCAAAGGTTCGTAATACCAAGCCTCCAGGAGCAGGGTATCGACGTTAACCAGATCGGCTTCGGCAACATAGTCACAAACCTTTACAAAGCAATATTCTCGACCGACCCGATAAACTCCCTGGTGACCGGGAGCTATGACGTGCTTAACGGAACCTACAGGCTGAACATAGTTTTCGTCGCGCAGGACGCAGAGATAAGCGTGGAGCCGGAGAAGCTTGTGGTTAAGGGCTTCTGCTTCGGCTTCCTGGGGACTGACGACCAGGGTAGAGACCTGTTCCAAGGCCTCATCTACGGCACCAGATGGGCCCTTATAGTGGGGCTCCTGACGAGCGCTATAACGGTGGTCTTCGGCAGCCTCTACGGCATAGTCTCCGGCTACCTCGGGGGGTTGGCGGACGAGGTTATGCTCAGGTTCGCCCAGATAATATACAGCCTGCCAGCCCTCCCCCTCCTCATACTATTCGCGGCGATAATAGGCGGTAACATATGGGTTATCATATTCCTCATAGTAGCCTTCAGCTGGCCTGGGATAGCGTTCGTAACAAGGAGCATGGCGTTCCAGATAAAGAGCGAGCCCTACGTGGAGGCCGCTATAGCCAGCGGGGCGAGCACCATAAGAGTTGTGCTCCTCTACCTAGCCCCGCAGGTGCTCCCCTACATGTTCGCGAGCATGGCCCTCAGCGTCCCAGGCGCGGTTATAGCGGAGGCCAGCCTCAGCTTCCTAAACCTGGGAGACCCCGACCTTGTAACGTGGGGTAAGATCCTCTTCGAAGCCCAGGACGCTGGGGCAGCGTTGAACGGGTACTGGTGGTGGGTCATCCCCCCCGGGCTGGCGATAGCTGTTGTGGGGATGACATTCGTGTTCATAGGGAACGCTCTGGACGCGATCCTGAACCCCAAGCTGAAGAGGTGA
- a CDS encoding ABC transporter permease, with protein sequence MSVLRFAGAKIFNAAITLLVALLLISGIFAVYTVTELRGRLAEEYVLALRQLEVQYRNNPELLEEKSRQLYENLMERYGLTGNFAQDVVTWTVKLIKSNITFDFGTTQYSYIGGTNVIGDILLLAMKNTAILFLTATLITFAIGIILGFQMARKPGSILDRGLSVFGMISWSFPTWWVAIIMILLFSFYLRIFPAQAQYVYFELSKIPPDMPFLETLLEQAKIWLKYMTMPVMTIVLVSFGGASYLIRNIVLGILQEDFVTAARARGLPERRVIYGHVLRTSSPPIVTYLALSIVGAFGGAIITEAVFGWPGMGLVYWIAIQQSDARVLVASTWVLTVFFILTILILDFIYSLLDPRVRTGGA encoded by the coding sequence ATGTCAGTTCTCCGCTTTGCCGGCGCCAAGATATTTAATGCCGCTATTACGCTGCTAGTCGCTCTACTCCTTATATCGGGGATTTTCGCCGTCTACACGGTTACCGAGCTTAGGGGGAGGCTGGCGGAGGAGTATGTGCTGGCTTTGAGGCAGCTTGAGGTGCAGTATAGGAATAATCCTGAGCTTCTTGAGGAGAAGTCTAGGCAGCTGTACGAGAATCTTATGGAGAGGTATGGCTTGACCGGCAATTTTGCTCAGGATGTTGTCACGTGGACTGTTAAGCTTATAAAGAGTAATATTACATTCGACTTCGGCACCACCCAGTACTCCTACATCGGCGGCACTAACGTTATAGGCGATATACTTCTCCTCGCTATGAAGAACACAGCTATACTCTTCCTGACCGCCACTCTCATAACCTTCGCTATAGGGATAATACTGGGCTTCCAGATGGCTAGGAAGCCTGGCAGCATACTTGACAGGGGGCTCTCGGTCTTCGGTATGATAAGCTGGAGCTTCCCCACATGGTGGGTCGCCATTATAATGATACTCCTCTTCTCCTTCTACCTCCGCATCTTCCCCGCGCAGGCCCAGTACGTCTACTTCGAGCTCAGCAAGATCCCGCCTGACATGCCTTTCCTCGAGACGCTACTGGAGCAGGCTAAGATATGGCTGAAGTACATGACGATGCCGGTTATGACCATAGTTTTGGTGAGCTTCGGAGGCGCATCCTACCTCATCCGGAACATAGTCTTGGGAATACTTCAGGAGGACTTTGTGACCGCGGCAAGGGCCCGGGGGCTGCCGGAGAGGAGGGTTATATATGGCCACGTCCTGAGGACGAGCAGCCCTCCAATCGTGACTTATCTCGCGCTCAGCATAGTGGGGGCTTTTGGAGGCGCGATTATAACCGAGGCGGTCTTTGGCTGGCCAGGTATGGGGCTTGTCTACTGGATAGCGATACAGCAGAGCGACGCGAGGGTTCTAGTGGCGAGCACCTGGGTCCTCACGGTGTTCTTCATACTGACTATCCTTATATTGGACTTCATCTACAGCCTGCTAGACCCGAGGGTCAGGACGGGAGGAGCTTAG
- a CDS encoding ABC transporter substrate-binding protein produces MKAGLTRILIAAVMIAIFVLPSIPLVTLASAQAGQPVERITFKTVTDMTAGIVEVGSGNADIFLWSQPLKNYLDIPQDVMANIDLIPSSSTFTALAINLASNIYDSTKQGEIVVKVNGPGDYETIQGVQIPGLVYKNADSAFGSNWVDITQVDPNDRNIEFNPFGVKKIRQALQLIIDRSFLVNGIYQGSANPMLTAIRSGHPAYEWVADIPEELGVTSVADVATAEQLMEEAINELNQIYAEYGYQLVFKDDPLAPGGKWLYFVYPDGTEVQVEVNFLIRVEDERLDSGRQIANWIESYLWIKVNRIERTRTIVTPLVYGINPIQTSDTIGGRLWHLYTKGWVSVTDDPIYWARYDVAFFYAPLRGYGPNHRVQDWWFWFNPEMYELGYKLYFGNYTPDQVDQLREDIRALTRLGLEEVPRVFLTENLEFFPINKNRVTGLIFGTTTGLWSMWGVRTSRTVDGNLTVIEFSAAGALFLSPWNPVLGFTDIYSEVIRYQVADFGMYAHPVTGIPVPIRESWNVEVNPDGIPVPDDAMVYDPVENKWITVGEAKAQGKDYIPGVGSVVSEGAQASAKVTFDFVLGKWHDGTDMTLADILGVLAFYYEWAFDDSQVTGETDPFYDSEIDGAVTGTLELIYGIKIVDDDTIEVYTPYLDVDPALIASTIDMWVWTPLHMIMALEKAVVEDPGGTNYGWTDREATGEIAVDLLKHPDVIAQMASELVGQTEALKYVNGLNIMSQSDMDARLQAYVNFINEKGHAVVFNGPFMVESYDPNANVMELVFFQDYPLGKGFIPPQLLEVTRNNVYGTIETAPPTTTTETTPTETTTPETTTTPTETTPTETAPAQTVVITKTLEKTVTQVQTETVTKTQVQTQTSVVTQTTTVTTGVSTTVLAAIIILIILAAAAFFYLRRQG; encoded by the coding sequence ATGAAAGCCGGTTTAACCAGGATACTCATAGCAGCGGTTATGATAGCCATATTCGTCCTACCATCGATCCCGCTGGTCACTCTAGCCTCAGCACAGGCCGGCCAGCCTGTTGAGAGGATAACGTTTAAGACGGTCACCGACATGACGGCTGGCATCGTCGAGGTCGGGAGCGGCAACGCAGACATATTCCTCTGGAGCCAGCCCCTGAAGAACTACCTCGACATACCCCAGGACGTCATGGCTAACATAGACCTCATACCCAGCAGCTCAACCTTCACTGCCCTCGCAATCAACCTCGCGAGCAACATTTACGATTCCACCAAGCAGGGCGAGATAGTGGTTAAGGTCAACGGCCCCGGAGACTATGAAACCATTCAGGGAGTCCAGATACCTGGTCTTGTCTATAAGAACGCCGACAGCGCCTTCGGCAGCAACTGGGTCGACATAACCCAGGTCGACCCCAACGACAGGAACATAGAGTTCAACCCCTTCGGCGTGAAGAAGATAAGGCAGGCGCTCCAGCTGATAATTGACAGGAGCTTCCTAGTAAACGGCATCTACCAGGGCAGCGCCAACCCCATGCTGACGGCCATCAGGTCTGGCCACCCGGCTTACGAGTGGGTGGCTGATATACCAGAGGAGCTGGGCGTCACAAGCGTTGCTGATGTCGCCACAGCCGAGCAGCTGATGGAGGAGGCGATAAACGAGCTGAACCAGATATACGCCGAGTACGGCTACCAGCTGGTGTTCAAGGACGACCCACTAGCCCCCGGAGGCAAGTGGCTGTACTTCGTCTACCCCGACGGCACCGAGGTTCAGGTAGAGGTAAACTTCCTGATTAGAGTTGAGGATGAGAGGCTAGACAGCGGTAGGCAGATCGCAAACTGGATCGAGAGCTACCTCTGGATAAAGGTTAACAGAATAGAGAGGACGAGAACAATAGTCACGCCACTGGTCTACGGTATAAACCCGATACAGACAAGCGATACCATAGGAGGCAGGCTATGGCACCTCTACACCAAGGGCTGGGTCTCGGTAACCGACGACCCGATATACTGGGCCAGGTACGACGTAGCGTTCTTCTACGCCCCGCTAAGGGGCTACGGCCCCAACCACAGGGTCCAGGACTGGTGGTTCTGGTTCAACCCTGAGATGTACGAGCTGGGCTACAAGCTGTACTTCGGCAACTATACTCCAGACCAGGTGGACCAGCTAAGGGAGGACATTAGGGCGCTGACAAGGCTCGGCCTGGAGGAGGTACCCAGGGTATTCCTGACCGAGAACCTAGAGTTCTTCCCCATAAATAAGAACAGGGTCACCGGACTGATATTCGGCACAACGACAGGCCTCTGGAGCATGTGGGGCGTCAGGACATCAAGGACCGTCGACGGCAACCTGACTGTGATAGAGTTCAGCGCCGCTGGAGCGCTCTTCCTAAGCCCCTGGAACCCGGTGCTAGGCTTCACAGACATATACAGCGAGGTAATCAGGTACCAGGTCGCTGACTTCGGAATGTACGCACACCCAGTAACCGGCATACCTGTGCCCATCAGGGAGAGCTGGAACGTAGAGGTCAACCCCGACGGCATACCCGTGCCTGACGACGCCATGGTCTACGACCCCGTTGAGAACAAGTGGATAACAGTGGGTGAGGCCAAGGCCCAGGGCAAGGACTACATACCAGGTGTGGGCAGCGTAGTCTCAGAGGGCGCCCAGGCATCGGCCAAAGTCACGTTCGACTTCGTCCTGGGCAAGTGGCACGACGGCACCGACATGACCCTAGCAGACATACTGGGTGTGCTAGCCTTCTACTACGAGTGGGCGTTCGACGACAGCCAGGTGACGGGCGAGACAGACCCGTTCTACGATTCCGAGATAGACGGTGCAGTGACGGGCACGCTGGAGCTGATATACGGTATTAAGATTGTCGACGATGACACTATAGAGGTCTACACACCCTACCTGGACGTAGACCCCGCGCTGATAGCATCCACTATAGACATGTGGGTGTGGACCCCGCTGCACATGATAATGGCCCTGGAGAAGGCTGTTGTGGAGGATCCCGGAGGCACTAACTACGGCTGGACGGACAGGGAGGCTACTGGCGAGATAGCTGTGGATCTGCTGAAGCACCCTGATGTGATAGCCCAGATGGCCTCCGAGCTGGTAGGCCAGACCGAGGCTCTGAAGTACGTGAACGGTCTCAACATCATGAGCCAGAGCGACATGGACGCCAGGCTCCAGGCCTACGTGAACTTCATAAATGAGAAGGGCCACGCCGTCGTGTTCAACGGGCCCTTCATGGTAGAGAGCTACGACCCCAACGCCAACGTTATGGAGCTAGTCTTCTTCCAAGACTACCCGCTGGGCAAGGGCTTCATACCGCCGCAGCTCCTCGAGGTAACTAGGAACAACGTCTACGGAACCATAGAAACGGCGCCGCCGACAACCACGACTGAGACAACGCCCACAGAGACGACAACCCCAGAAACAACCACAACGCCCACAGAGACCACACCAACGGAGACCGCTCCAGCCCAGACAGTAGTCATAACCAAGACCCTTGAGAAGACTGTGACCCAGGTGCAGACTGAGACGGTGACCAAGACTCAGGTGCAGACACAAACCTCCGTGGTCACCCAGACAACTACAGTGACGACGGGCGTAAGCACTACGGTGCTGGCCGCGATAATAATACTGATAATACTGGCGGCCGCGGCGTTCTTCTACCTAAGGAGGCAGGGTTAA
- a CDS encoding CBS domain-containing protein: protein MEGELCLHISLDPSTPISSIIDSVEVAHNIVYVDSGATVADAVDKCVHEGCEFIVVKSGEGEFAVSIGDAVKSYSREKPVSELREEALFEVGGAASIQRVITMLLASGKPGVAVKEGGKIVSIVALRLVSKLLSLEIDVEELRGAD from the coding sequence TTGGAGGGCGAGCTGTGCCTCCACATCTCCCTCGACCCCTCAACACCCATATCGTCCATCATCGACAGCGTGGAGGTAGCCCACAATATCGTGTACGTCGACTCCGGAGCTACGGTTGCAGATGCTGTAGATAAGTGCGTTCACGAGGGATGCGAGTTCATAGTAGTGAAGAGCGGGGAAGGCGAGTTCGCTGTGAGCATTGGCGACGCCGTCAAGAGCTATAGCAGGGAGAAACCGGTCTCCGAGCTTAGGGAGGAGGCGCTGTTCGAAGTCGGCGGGGCTGCTAGTATACAGAGGGTGATAACAATGCTTCTAGCCAGCGGAAAGCCCGGTGTCGCCGTGAAGGAGGGGGGCAAGATCGTTAGCATAGTTGCCCTGAGGCTGGTATCCAAACTGCTGTCCCTTGAGATCGACGTGGAGGAGCTAAGGGGTGCTGATTAG